The genomic region GGAGGCGGCACAGGTTTCCAGATAATACCGCCAGTTGCGCAGGAAGGCGTCGCCATAGCCCAGTGCCTGGATTTTTGCCGTCATTGCTGCAAGCCGCGCTGCCCACTCGCGGCAGGTGCGGGCGTAATCCTGACCGAAGGCAAAGTTATCCGTGACTTTCAGCCCGGCGGTGCGCGCCTGATGTGAAATAACCGCGTCGGACAGCAACATGCCACCGGGGAAGGTGTATTGGCGAATATAGTCCGAGGATTGCCGATAGATATCGAAATAGCTGTCCTGCACCGTGATCGCCTGCACCACGGCACGTCCATCATCCGCGAGGCGGTTTTTCAGGGTTGCAAAATAGCTGGGCCAGTACCGCTCGCCCACGGCTTCGACCATTTCGATTGAGACGATATTGTCGAATTTGCCTTCCGATTTGCGATAGTCGCAGAGCCGGATGTCGGCCCGTCCGTCCAGCCGTGCATCAGCATAGCCGAACTGGCTGGGAGAGATCGTCAGGCCGGTGACATGGCGGCCCTGTTCAGCTGCGCGATCGGCGAATCCACCCCAGCCGCAGCCAACCTCCAACACCCGGTCGCCAGCGCTCAGACGACTGAGGACCCGATCATATTTGCGGGTCTGGGCGCGGGCCAGATCATTGTCGCCGGGGGCAAACAGCGCCGATGAATAGGTCATGCTTTCGTCCAGCCACAGCTGGTAGAATTCATTGCCGACATCATAATGTGCCTTGATGTTGCGCGACGCGCCCTTGACCGAATTGGCGCGCAGCATCCGGTCCACCATCCGGTATTTTAGGCCCGCCCAGAAGCTGGGGTAGGCATAATCAGTGAGATGATCGAGGTTCAGCAACGCCACCTTAATCACGTCTTCGATGCTGGGCGTATCCCAGAGCCCAGAAACATAGGCCTCGCCGAGGCCGATATCCCCGCGGGCAGCCATTGCGGTGATCGCGCTCCAGTCGTGCAGCTGAATTTCTGCATGCGGGGCACCGGCGCCGAAATCATGCACATCCCCTTCGGGCGTATGCAGGCGAAGGCTGCCGTTGCGGATGCGGGCGCAGCTGTCGAGAAAGTCGTGTTTCACACGTTTGGTAAGAAAAATCATCAGCTGACCTCATGTTCCGGTGGGGTAGGGCGGGGGCGATAGTTTGCGCCCTTAAGTTTCAGTTTCAGCGCCTGCCAATAGATCAGCGCAACCGTGCGCAGGGTTCCGGCAGGGCGGCGCAGGCTGGCACCCAGCACGGCGGTGTTGCTCAACGGCTGGCGGGCGCCGGTCAGGGTGGCAATGACCCCCTGGTCACCATTCTTGTGATCGATGCGGATTGCGATCCGCCGTGGCCCTATGTCGAAATTGAACCAGTAGTCGCCCGCGATCTGCTGAAAGGGAGAGACGTGGAAGATTTTCTTGGCCTGAAGCTTGTCCGACGGGGCAATCGCGGTGAATTCGGGTTTGTGACAGACATAGCTGTGTCTGTCGCCGAAGGTATTGCTGACCTCCGCGATCACCGCGTGCAGGGCGGTACCACGAAAGGCGAGCCAAAAACTGACGGGGTTGAAGATGTGACCCAGATAGCTTGGTTGCGTCAGCAGCCGGATGGTGATCCCGTCCATCCTCAGGCCAGCGTCGGCAAAGACCTGTTCCGCCCAGGGCAGCCCCGCCCCCCGACGTGGCGCGCCGCCGTGATTGCGATCATGGACCGCAAGCAGGTTGAAGCGATTGCGCGAGAACAACAGCGGGCCGTTTTCGGCGCGCGGATCAATCAGCACG from Phaeobacter inhibens DSM 16374 harbors:
- a CDS encoding DUF1365 domain-containing protein, which translates into the protein MTQWPDHIAGQTTHARYGAIANSFRYGVDYVLIDPRAENGPLLFSRNRFNLLAVHDRNHGGAPRRGAGLPWAEQVFADAGLRMDGITIRLLTQPSYLGHIFNPVSFWLAFRGTALHAVIAEVSNTFGDRHSYVCHKPEFTAIAPSDKLQAKKIFHVSPFQQIAGDYWFNFDIGPRRIAIRIDHKNGDQGVIATLTGARQPLSNTAVLGASLRRPAGTLRTVALIYWQALKLKLKGANYRPRPTPPEHEVS
- a CDS encoding SAM-dependent methyltransferase translates to MIFLTKRVKHDFLDSCARIRNGSLRLHTPEGDVHDFGAGAPHAEIQLHDWSAITAMAARGDIGLGEAYVSGLWDTPSIEDVIKVALLNLDHLTDYAYPSFWAGLKYRMVDRMLRANSVKGASRNIKAHYDVGNEFYQLWLDESMTYSSALFAPGDNDLARAQTRKYDRVLSRLSAGDRVLEVGCGWGGFADRAAEQGRHVTGLTISPSQFGYADARLDGRADIRLCDYRKSEGKFDNIVSIEMVEAVGERYWPSYFATLKNRLADDGRAVVQAITVQDSYFDIYRQSSDYIRQYTFPGGMLLSDAVISHQARTAGLKVTDNFAFGQDYARTCREWAARLAAMTAKIQALGYGDAFLRNWRYYLETCAASFEVGQTDVVQVELAHA